Proteins encoded by one window of Marixanthomonas sp. SCSIO 43207:
- a CDS encoding efflux RND transporter periplasmic adaptor subunit, translating to MRKFIYLFLITITVASCGGDKNSNSVEKVIESNNLETIRQKRAELVNQQEALQESIHNLDSAISKLDTVKNVPLITTLTAKKEVFNHVLEIQGNVTTKNLLVITPEYSGILTRVYVKEGQRVTKGQTLAKIDDGGLSQQLSQLQIQADLAKTTYERQKRLWEQNIGSEIQFLQAKSSYESQQEAVNQLKQQIAKTVVKAPFSGTIDDVITEQGSVVAAGQTQLMRIVNLKDMYIETDIPERYIKDVTKGKDVEVEFPVIGKTVTTSVRQAGDFINPANRTFKVEVAIPNADKTIKPNLTAKLKINDYTNEDAILIPQSIISENAEGEQYVYIVNDKNENEEGIANRVIIKTGKTQGDVIEVLEGIESGAEIVQEGARSVKDGQTVKVIKY from the coding sequence ATGAGAAAATTCATATACTTATTTCTAATTACAATAACAGTAGCCTCTTGTGGTGGCGATAAAAACAGCAACTCTGTTGAAAAAGTAATAGAAAGTAACAACCTAGAAACCATTCGACAAAAAAGAGCTGAGCTAGTAAATCAACAAGAAGCACTTCAAGAAAGTATTCACAATTTAGACTCTGCTATTTCTAAGCTTGACACTGTAAAAAATGTGCCTTTAATCACCACTTTAACCGCAAAAAAAGAGGTTTTTAATCACGTTTTGGAAATACAAGGAAATGTAACAACCAAAAACCTTTTAGTTATCACGCCAGAATATAGCGGCATTCTCACAAGAGTATATGTAAAAGAAGGACAACGAGTTACTAAAGGACAAACATTAGCAAAAATTGATGATGGTGGTTTAAGCCAGCAATTATCGCAATTACAAATACAAGCAGATTTAGCAAAAACCACTTACGAACGTCAAAAACGTTTATGGGAGCAAAACATAGGTAGTGAAATTCAGTTTTTACAAGCAAAATCTTCATATGAATCACAACAAGAAGCCGTAAATCAATTAAAACAACAAATAGCAAAAACGGTAGTAAAAGCTCCTTTTTCAGGAACAATCGATGATGTTATTACAGAGCAAGGTAGCGTAGTTGCAGCTGGGCAAACTCAACTTATGCGCATTGTAAACTTAAAAGACATGTACATAGAGACCGATATCCCTGAGCGTTACATTAAAGATGTTACAAAAGGAAAAGATGTAGAAGTAGAATTTCCGGTTATTGGTAAAACAGTTACAACTTCCGTTAGACAAGCAGGAGACTTTATAAACCCTGCAAACAGAACATTTAAAGTAGAGGTAGCTATACCCAACGCAGATAAGACCATAAAACCAAACCTTACTGCAAAACTTAAAATTAACGACTATACAAATGAAGATGCTATATTAATTCCACAAAGTATTATTTCAGAAAATGCTGAAGGTGAGCAATACGTTTACATTGTTAATGATAAAAATGAAAATGAAGAAGGCATTGCAAACCGGGTAATAATCAAAACCGGAAAAACACAAGGCGATGTAATTGAAGTACTAGAAGGAATAGAAAGCGGTGCCGAAATTGTTCAAGAAGGAGCACGTAGCGTTAAAGACGGGCAAACTGTAAAAGTGATAAAGTACTAA
- a CDS encoding TetR/AcrR family transcriptional regulator produces MKEKIITKAAEMFLSLGFKSVTMDDISNEMGISKKTIYTHFNNKTQLVKESVLKVFEEISCGIDAIQDLEKDPIEELYEIKKFVMLQLKNEKSSPQYQLQKYYPEVYTMIRKKKYENMAECTIENLKRGVEKGVYRKNIDVDFISKLYFLCIEGINDESIFPLSQFSKFKLMEDYLDYHLRGIVTSKGLETLTKYSNKN; encoded by the coding sequence ATGAAAGAGAAAATTATAACAAAGGCAGCAGAAATGTTTCTTTCACTAGGCTTTAAAAGCGTAACGATGGATGACATTTCAAATGAGATGGGCATTTCAAAAAAAACAATTTACACCCATTTTAATAACAAAACACAATTGGTGAAAGAATCTGTGTTAAAAGTATTTGAAGAGATTTCTTGTGGTATAGACGCCATTCAAGATTTGGAAAAAGATCCAATTGAAGAATTATATGAAATTAAAAAGTTTGTAATGCTTCAATTAAAAAATGAAAAATCATCACCTCAATACCAGCTTCAAAAATATTATCCTGAAGTGTACACCATGATTAGAAAAAAGAAATATGAAAACATGGCAGAGTGTACTATTGAAAACCTGAAACGAGGCGTTGAAAAAGGTGTTTACAGAAAAAACATTGATGTAGATTTTATATCAAAACTTTACTTTTTATGTATTGAAGGCATCAACGATGAATCTATTTTTCCTTTATCACAGTTTTCAAAATTCAAATTAATGGAGGATTACTTAGATTATCACCTTAGAGGAATTGTAACATCTAAAGGCTTAGAAACACTTACTAAATATTCAAACAAGAATTAA
- a CDS encoding TolC family protein, translating into MKHIFLIAFFAFSIYSQAQETVNLQQRTFTLEEAIQFGLENGYNSRIAKKDVAIALKQKWEIIAQGLPQISGDANYNNNLKQPVTLIPGEVAGGEPGTFVPVTFGTKHSVNATGTWNQLIFDGSYIVGIQSAKTLLQISENAKVKTDLEVKKAITDAYGNVLLASESVTILKKNLSTVEKNLNDTRKIFENGLAEEEDVEQLEITRLNLEANLNNSIRMQSIAYDMLKVTMGIPVTEEIKVTDNLSELSEENFNLLLLSKEMNVEENIDYRIAEDQANLSEVEVKLEKSKALPTLSAFVNYGVAGYSDEFTFFNSDQDYFTQSVLGVNLSIPIFSSGMRSAKTAQKQLAFEQAKLQLEQTKNQVTLEIANARNEYQFALENYENKQRNLELAERIEKKNSIKFFEGIATSFELSEAQQQLFQAQQDYLQSMLDVISTKAELENLLDTTKYPENKDE; encoded by the coding sequence ATGAAACATATTTTTTTAATAGCTTTTTTTGCTTTCAGCATATATTCTCAAGCTCAAGAAACAGTAAACCTTCAACAACGAACGTTTACTCTTGAAGAAGCCATTCAGTTTGGTCTTGAAAATGGTTATAACTCTAGAATTGCAAAAAAAGACGTAGCCATTGCCTTAAAACAGAAATGGGAAATTATTGCACAAGGATTGCCGCAAATAAGTGGTGACGCAAATTACAACAATAACCTTAAGCAGCCGGTAACCTTGATCCCCGGCGAAGTTGCCGGTGGCGAACCCGGAACATTTGTACCCGTTACATTTGGAACCAAACACAGTGTAAACGCAACTGGAACTTGGAATCAATTAATTTTTGATGGGTCTTATATTGTAGGTATTCAATCTGCGAAAACACTTTTGCAAATTTCAGAAAACGCAAAGGTTAAAACAGATCTAGAGGTAAAAAAAGCTATCACAGACGCCTACGGAAATGTACTATTGGCTTCAGAAAGTGTTACCATTTTAAAGAAAAACCTCTCTACTGTCGAAAAAAACTTAAACGACACCCGAAAGATTTTTGAAAATGGTCTAGCAGAAGAAGAAGACGTAGAACAATTGGAGATTACACGCTTAAACCTTGAAGCCAACCTTAATAATTCTATACGTATGCAATCCATTGCATATGATATGCTAAAGGTAACAATGGGCATTCCTGTAACGGAAGAAATTAAAGTAACCGATAACCTAAGCGAGTTGAGTGAAGAAAACTTTAATCTATTACTTCTTTCAAAAGAAATGAACGTAGAAGAAAATATTGATTACCGCATCGCCGAAGATCAAGCCAACCTTTCAGAAGTAGAAGTAAAACTTGAAAAAAGTAAAGCATTGCCTACTCTTTCTGCGTTTGTTAATTATGGCGTTGCAGGATATAGTGATGAATTCACCTTTTTTAATAGCGACCAAGACTATTTTACACAATCTGTTTTAGGTGTTAATTTAAGTATTCCTATTTTCAGTAGTGGTATGAGAAGTGCCAAGACAGCTCAAAAGCAATTGGCTTTTGAACAAGCAAAATTACAACTTGAACAAACAAAAAATCAAGTTACTCTTGAAATTGCAAATGCTCGAAACGAATATCAATTTGCTTTAGAGAATTATGAAAACAAACAGCGCAACCTAGAATTGGCAGAACGTATTGAAAAGAAAAATAGCATCAAGTTTTTTGAAGGAATTGCCACTAGTTTTGAATTAAGCGAAGCACAACAACAACTTTTTCAAGCACAACAAGACTATCTGCAATCAATGCTAGATGTAATAAGCACCAAAGCAGAACTAGAAAATTTATTAGACACAACAAAATATCCCGAAAACAAAGACGAGTAA
- a CDS encoding polyprenyl synthetase family protein — protein sequence MELLKKYSTALQEQLQHTVEVKEPEQLYEPIQYILNIGGKRLRPILTLLTCDFFETDYKKAMPAALAIELFHNFSLIHDDIMDNAPLRRGKETVHEKWDINTGILSGDAMLILAYQLFEEYEPKLFRELAQLFSKTAIEVCEGQQYDVDFEDRDAVSIDEYIKMIDFKTAVLLGAAMKMGAIVAGASHSCKENIYKFGRNLGIAFQLQDDYLDVFGNPESFGKQVGGDIIENKKTFLYLTALKNSEVTQADELEHLYTISPKNPSDKIDTVKRIFKNSGAAEATQKEITKYTQKANDVLEQIDISEKKKTELREFGEWLMKRTF from the coding sequence ATGGAATTATTAAAAAAGTATAGCACAGCATTACAAGAACAACTACAGCATACAGTAGAAGTTAAAGAGCCAGAGCAATTATATGAGCCTATACAATACATATTAAATATTGGAGGTAAACGACTGCGTCCTATTCTCACGTTGTTAACTTGTGATTTTTTTGAAACCGACTATAAAAAAGCCATGCCGGCAGCATTGGCTATAGAATTGTTTCATAACTTTTCATTAATTCATGACGATATAATGGATAATGCGCCCTTGAGACGTGGTAAAGAAACCGTACATGAAAAGTGGGATATCAACACTGGTATTCTTTCTGGTGATGCTATGTTAATACTGGCTTATCAATTATTTGAAGAATATGAGCCTAAACTTTTTAGAGAACTAGCACAATTGTTTAGTAAAACGGCAATTGAGGTTTGTGAAGGACAGCAGTATGATGTTGATTTTGAAGATAGAGATGCTGTTTCAATAGATGAATACATCAAAATGATAGATTTTAAAACAGCTGTATTGCTGGGTGCTGCCATGAAAATGGGTGCTATCGTTGCTGGAGCTTCGCATTCTTGTAAAGAAAATATTTACAAATTTGGGCGTAATCTAGGGATAGCGTTTCAGTTGCAAGATGATTATTTAGATGTATTTGGTAATCCAGAATCATTCGGAAAACAAGTAGGAGGTGATATTATTGAGAATAAAAAAACCTTTCTATACTTAACTGCACTAAAAAATAGTGAAGTAACTCAAGCAGACGAACTTGAGCATTTGTACACTATAAGCCCTAAAAACCCTTCAGATAAAATTGATACAGTAAAGCGAATCTTTAAAAATTCGGGAGCTGCAGAGGCAACACAAAAGGAAATTACAAAATATACCCAGAAGGCAAACGATGTGTTAGAGCAGATTGATATTTCAGAAAAAAAGAAAACAGAGCTTAGAGAGTTTGGAGAGTGGTTAATGAAGCGTACATTTTAA
- a CDS encoding 2-oxoglutarate dehydrogenase E1 component — translation MDRYSFLNAVHPSFIAELYDKYLQYPDTVEPSWRAFFQGFDFGIENGSLEALGIEEKTEIPENFIKEFQVIKLIDGYRSRGHLFTRTNPVRERRKYTPKLDIENFGLSQDDMQTSFKAGEILGIGEATLEDIIKHLNKIYCDSIGIEYMYIRKPEEIQWIQDKLNVNENQPSFSNDQKKHILKKLNEAVAFESFLHTKYVGQKRFSLEGGESLIPGLDALIENAAEKGVEEFVMGMAHRGRLSTLTNIFGKNAKDIFSEFDGKDYEQAVFDGDVKYHLGWTSKRKTDSGKEINLNIAPNPSHLETVGAVVQGIARAKQDDHHLENPEKVLPIVVHGDAAIAGQGIVYEIVQMAQLEGYKTQGTIHIVVNNQVGFTTNYLDGRSSTYCTDVAKVTLSPVLHVNADDVEAVVHAMLFALEFRMKFKHDVFIDLLGYRKYGHNEGDEPKFTQPNLYKAISKHKNPREIYSEKLIKEGVIDEEYTKKLEEDYKNKLEESLEDSRKEDKTEISAIMQEEWQGFEYAEEDKMMQDVDTTFDLDKLTEIAEVITKLPEDKKFLRKVSKLIQARNKMYFEDNKLDWAMGELLAYGTLLAEGHDVRITGQDVERGTFSHRHAVIKAEESEEEVVLLNQLNEDQAHFYIYNSLLSEYGVVGFDYGYAMASPITLCIWEAQFGDFSNGAQIMIDQYISAAEDKWKLQNGLVMLLPHGYEGQGAEHSSARMERYLQLCAKDNMFVADCTTPANFYHLLRRQIKVNYRKPLIVFTPKSLLRHSKVVSTKEELANGTFQMVIDDPEAKASKVKTLVFVTGKFYYDLLDVKEEEKRDDVALVRVEQLFPLPTEQMKNIMKKYKNAKDVVWAQEEPRNMGAYSHILMHFEEARNFRVCSRKMYAAPASGSSVRSKQRHQRVIESVFNIEEK, via the coding sequence ATGGATAGATATTCTTTTCTCAATGCGGTACATCCCTCGTTTATCGCAGAACTTTATGATAAATACTTACAATACCCCGATACTGTAGAACCTAGCTGGCGTGCTTTTTTTCAAGGTTTTGATTTCGGAATAGAAAATGGCTCTCTAGAAGCATTGGGTATTGAAGAAAAAACAGAAATACCAGAAAACTTTATAAAAGAGTTTCAGGTAATTAAATTAATTGACGGGTACCGGTCACGTGGTCACTTATTTACTAGAACCAATCCTGTACGCGAACGAAGAAAATATACACCTAAGCTTGATATTGAAAACTTTGGTCTGTCACAAGATGACATGCAAACGTCATTTAAAGCAGGTGAAATTTTAGGTATAGGTGAAGCTACATTAGAAGACATTATAAAGCACCTCAATAAAATTTACTGTGATTCTATTGGGATTGAGTATATGTACATTCGTAAGCCTGAAGAAATTCAATGGATTCAAGACAAGCTGAATGTAAATGAAAACCAACCAAGTTTTTCAAACGACCAGAAAAAACACATATTAAAAAAATTAAACGAAGCAGTAGCTTTTGAAAGCTTCCTTCATACCAAATATGTAGGTCAAAAACGGTTTTCGCTAGAAGGAGGAGAAAGTCTTATTCCTGGCTTAGATGCTCTTATTGAAAATGCAGCAGAAAAAGGTGTTGAAGAGTTTGTAATGGGAATGGCACACCGTGGTAGGTTAAGTACTTTAACCAACATTTTTGGTAAAAATGCAAAAGACATTTTTAGTGAATTTGACGGAAAAGATTATGAACAAGCCGTTTTTGATGGTGATGTAAAATACCACTTAGGATGGACATCAAAACGAAAAACCGATAGCGGAAAAGAAATTAATCTTAACATTGCACCCAATCCCTCACACCTAGAAACTGTAGGAGCGGTTGTGCAAGGAATTGCTCGCGCAAAGCAAGATGATCACCACCTAGAAAACCCTGAAAAAGTTTTACCAATCGTTGTTCACGGTGATGCAGCTATTGCTGGTCAAGGTATTGTATATGAAATTGTGCAAATGGCACAACTAGAAGGGTACAAAACACAAGGTACTATTCATATTGTGGTAAATAATCAAGTAGGATTTACTACCAACTACCTAGATGGACGCTCTTCAACCTATTGTACAGATGTAGCAAAAGTTACACTCTCGCCAGTACTTCACGTAAATGCAGATGATGTTGAAGCAGTAGTACATGCCATGCTTTTTGCTTTAGAGTTTAGAATGAAATTTAAGCACGATGTGTTTATTGATCTTTTAGGATACAGAAAATATGGTCATAATGAGGGAGATGAACCTAAATTTACCCAGCCAAATCTGTATAAAGCCATATCAAAGCATAAAAATCCACGTGAGATTTATTCTGAAAAATTGATAAAAGAAGGTGTAATTGATGAAGAATACACCAAAAAGCTAGAAGAAGACTATAAAAACAAGCTTGAAGAAAGTCTTGAAGATTCTCGAAAAGAAGACAAAACCGAAATAAGTGCTATCATGCAAGAAGAGTGGCAAGGTTTTGAATATGCTGAAGAGGATAAAATGATGCAAGATGTAGATACAACCTTTGATCTTGATAAACTTACCGAGATAGCAGAAGTTATTACAAAACTACCTGAAGATAAAAAATTCTTACGCAAAGTTTCTAAGCTTATACAAGCACGAAACAAAATGTACTTTGAGGATAATAAGCTAGACTGGGCAATGGGAGAACTTCTAGCATACGGAACACTATTAGCAGAAGGTCACGATGTAAGAATAACAGGTCAAGATGTAGAAAGAGGAACATTTTCACACAGGCACGCAGTTATCAAAGCTGAAGAAAGTGAAGAAGAAGTTGTGTTGCTTAATCAATTAAATGAAGACCAAGCACATTTTTACATCTATAATTCACTACTTTCAGAATATGGAGTAGTTGGATTTGATTACGGTTATGCAATGGCTAGCCCAATAACACTTTGTATTTGGGAGGCGCAATTTGGAGATTTCAGTAATGGAGCTCAAATTATGATTGACCAATATATTTCTGCTGCAGAAGATAAATGGAAATTACAAAACGGTCTGGTAATGTTATTACCACACGGTTATGAAGGTCAAGGAGCAGAACACTCTTCAGCAAGAATGGAACGCTACCTTCAATTGTGTGCCAAAGACAATATGTTTGTTGCAGATTGTACTACACCAGCAAACTTTTATCATTTACTTAGAAGACAAATAAAAGTAAACTACCGTAAGCCATTAATAGTGTTTACACCCAAAAGTTTATTAAGACACTCAAAAGTAGTCTCTACCAAAGAAGAATTGGCCAATGGCACATTCCAGATGGTAATTGATGATCCAGAAGCAAAAGCTTCAAAAGTTAAAACTCTAGTTTTTGTAACAGGTAAGTTTTATTACGATCTTTTAGATGTAAAAGAAGAAGAAAAAAGAGATGATGTTGCGTTAGTAAGAGTAGAGCAGTTGTTCCCACTACCTACAGAGCAAATGAAAAACATCATGAAAAAATATAAAAATGCAAAAGATGTGGTCTGGGCTCAAGAAGAACCTAGAAACATGGGAGCATATTCTCATATATTAATGCATTTTGAAGAAGCACGTAACTTTAGGGTTTGTAGCAGAAAAATGTACGCAGCACCAGCTTCTGGAAGTAGTGTGCGTTCAAAGCAAAGACACCAGCGTGTTATTGAGAGCGTTTTTAATATTGAAGAAAAATAA
- the odhB gene encoding 2-oxoglutarate dehydrogenase complex dihydrolipoyllysine-residue succinyltransferase — MALEMKVPSPGESITEVEIAQWLVEDGDYVEKDQAIAEIDSDKATLELPAEASGVITRKAEEGDAVAVGEVVCLIDTEAEKPGNSEGDSKKEESKKDSDKAEAKTEEPSKPSTQSQEQDKKTYATGSPSPSAKKIMDEKGVDAKDVKGTGRDGRITKDDAVKATPSMGTPGQGSRGSERKKLSMLRRKVAERLVSAKNETAMLTTFNEVDMSAIFELRKKYKENFKEKHGVSLGFMSFFTLAVVRALDLYPDVNSMIDGDYKVTYDYKDISIAVSGPKGLMVPVIRNAENLSFRGVEEEVKRLALRARDGKITVDEMTGGTFTISNGGVFGSMLSTPIINPPQSGILGMHNIVERPIAKDGAIAVAPIMYVALSYDHRIIDGKESVGFLVAIKEALESPEELLMDNDVKKALEL, encoded by the coding sequence ATGGCACTAGAAATGAAAGTCCCATCTCCGGGAGAATCCATTACCGAAGTAGAAATAGCACAATGGCTAGTTGAAGATGGCGATTATGTAGAAAAAGATCAAGCCATCGCAGAAATAGACAGTGATAAAGCAACTCTTGAACTACCTGCTGAAGCAAGTGGTGTTATTACCAGAAAAGCCGAAGAAGGTGACGCAGTTGCAGTAGGAGAGGTAGTTTGCTTAATTGATACCGAAGCAGAAAAACCAGGAAACTCTGAAGGAGATTCAAAAAAGGAGGAAAGTAAAAAAGACAGTGATAAAGCTGAGGCAAAAACCGAAGAACCTTCAAAACCCTCAACACAATCTCAAGAACAAGATAAAAAAACATATGCAACAGGATCGCCATCACCTTCTGCTAAGAAGATTATGGATGAAAAAGGAGTAGATGCTAAGGATGTAAAAGGTACCGGTCGTGATGGACGTATTACAAAAGACGATGCTGTAAAAGCAACACCTTCTATGGGTACGCCGGGACAAGGTAGCAGAGGAAGCGAACGCAAAAAACTGTCTATGCTTCGTCGTAAAGTTGCAGAACGGTTAGTTTCAGCAAAAAATGAAACAGCTATGTTGACTACTTTTAATGAAGTTGACATGAGCGCGATCTTTGAATTAAGAAAAAAGTACAAAGAAAACTTTAAAGAAAAGCATGGCGTAAGTCTTGGCTTCATGTCATTTTTCACTTTAGCCGTAGTACGTGCCTTAGATTTATACCCAGATGTAAACTCAATGATTGATGGTGATTACAAAGTTACCTATGATTATAAGGATATTTCAATAGCAGTATCAGGACCCAAAGGATTAATGGTTCCTGTGATACGAAATGCTGAAAACCTTAGCTTTAGAGGTGTTGAAGAAGAAGTGAAACGTTTAGCGTTAAGAGCTCGTGATGGGAAAATTACCGTAGATGAAATGACAGGTGGTACATTTACCATCTCAAACGGAGGTGTTTTCGGAAGTATGCTTTCAACACCAATTATCAACCCTCCGCAATCAGGTATTTTAGGAATGCACAACATAGTAGAACGACCAATCGCAAAAGACGGTGCTATTGCTGTTGCGCCTATAATGTATGTTGCCTTATCTTATGACCATAGAATA